In the genome of Halobacterium noricense, one region contains:
- the kdgK1 gene encoding bifunctional 2-dehydro-3-deoxygluconokinase/2-dehydro-3-deoxygalactonokinase has product MDLVTFGETLLRLSPPGQERLERATELQFRAAGAESNVAVNAGRLGADTAWLSKLPDSPLGRKVTATLRAQGTEPDVAWSETGRQGTYYLEQAGEPRGTNVVYDRANAAVTTATPDELATERVDAAQYFYTSGITPALSETLAETTATLLERAKAAGTTTALDVNYRAKLWEREEAREVLETLFPDVDVLVVAERDARHVLAREGNTGEIGRGLADEFGFETVIVTLGADGALAVHDGDVYEQPAFEADTYDAVGTGDAFVGGFLARRIEGGDVRDALEWGAATAALKRTMPGDTALVTREEVEGVLAGEGAAINR; this is encoded by the coding sequence ATGGACCTCGTGACGTTCGGCGAGACCCTGCTCCGGCTCTCGCCACCCGGACAGGAGCGACTGGAGCGCGCGACCGAACTACAGTTCCGCGCGGCGGGCGCGGAGAGCAACGTCGCGGTGAACGCCGGCCGGCTCGGCGCGGACACCGCGTGGCTGTCGAAGCTCCCGGACTCGCCGCTGGGCCGGAAGGTGACGGCGACGCTGCGTGCGCAGGGCACCGAGCCCGACGTGGCGTGGAGCGAGACCGGGCGGCAGGGCACGTACTACCTCGAACAGGCGGGCGAGCCCCGCGGGACGAACGTCGTCTACGACCGCGCGAACGCCGCGGTGACGACCGCGACGCCCGACGAGCTCGCGACCGAGCGCGTCGACGCGGCACAGTACTTCTACACGAGCGGCATCACGCCCGCACTCTCGGAGACGCTCGCGGAGACCACCGCCACGCTGCTGGAGCGCGCGAAGGCCGCGGGGACGACGACGGCGCTGGACGTGAACTACCGCGCGAAGCTCTGGGAGCGCGAGGAAGCCCGCGAGGTGCTGGAGACGCTGTTCCCGGACGTGGACGTGCTCGTCGTCGCGGAGCGAGACGCCCGCCACGTGCTCGCCCGCGAGGGGAACACCGGCGAAATCGGGCGCGGGCTGGCCGACGAGTTTGGCTTCGAGACGGTAATCGTGACGCTGGGCGCGGACGGCGCGCTCGCGGTCCACGACGGCGACGTCTACGAGCAGCCAGCGTTCGAGGCCGACACGTACGACGCGGTCGGCACGGGCGACGCCTTCGTCGGTGGGTTCCTCGCGCGCCGCATCGAGGGTGGCGACGTGCGGGACGCCCTGGAGTGGGGCGCGGCGACCGCGGCGCTGAAGCGCACGATGCCCGGCGACACCGCGCTGGTCACGCGCGAGGAGGTCGAGGGCGTGCTGGCGGGCGAGGGCGCGGCAATCAACCGCTGA
- a CDS encoding alpha/beta fold hydrolase codes for MVPDLRDDVPTEEVQLPDGRTLAYVEYGDPDDTPVFFCHGTPGSRISGQLGRDAKADVGARVIAPDRPGFGASDRQPGRGFADWAADVAALADDLDIEEYAVVGFSGGGPYALACAAHNPERVTGCAVVSGIGPPGSARGDLGFERALASASRVSPQFGRPLVWLMARTVASADSFTDVVGEPDTDLADPRRGESGRVLLADFREGLRQGTTPLATDYSVLYGAWDFDLADVTVPTRVFHGKVDTNVPVAAGERVASAVPDADLTVYEAAGHFRPIVEEARDVFGWAVGHEESASGG; via the coding sequence ATGGTCCCCGACCTGCGCGACGACGTTCCGACCGAGGAGGTACAGTTGCCCGACGGCCGCACGCTGGCCTACGTGGAGTACGGCGACCCCGACGACACGCCCGTGTTCTTCTGTCACGGCACGCCGGGGTCCCGAATCTCCGGACAGCTCGGCCGCGACGCGAAAGCCGACGTCGGCGCGCGAGTAATCGCGCCCGACCGCCCGGGATTCGGCGCGTCCGACCGCCAGCCCGGTCGGGGGTTCGCGGACTGGGCCGCCGACGTGGCGGCGCTCGCCGACGACCTCGACATCGAGGAGTACGCCGTCGTCGGCTTCTCCGGGGGTGGGCCGTACGCGCTGGCGTGCGCCGCGCACAATCCCGAGCGTGTGACGGGCTGTGCCGTCGTCTCTGGCATCGGGCCGCCCGGCTCTGCGCGCGGCGACCTAGGGTTCGAGCGTGCGCTGGCGTCCGCGTCGCGGGTGTCGCCGCAGTTCGGCCGGCCGCTCGTCTGGCTGATGGCGCGCACCGTCGCGAGCGCGGACTCGTTCACGGACGTGGTCGGCGAACCCGACACGGACCTCGCGGACCCGCGGCGCGGCGAGAGCGGGCGCGTGCTCCTAGCTGACTTCCGCGAGGGACTGCGTCAGGGGACGACACCGCTAGCAACCGACTACAGCGTGCTCTACGGCGCGTGGGACTTCGACCTCGCGGACGTCACGGTGCCGACGCGCGTGTTCCACGGGAAAGTCGATACCAACGTCCCGGTCGCGGCGGGCGAACGCGTCGCCAGCGCGGTGCCGGACGCCGACCTCACGGTCTACGAGGCCGCGGGCCACTTCCGGCCAATCGTCGAGGAGGCGCGCGACGTCTTCGGCTGGGCGGTCGGGCACGAGGAGAGCGCGAGCGGCGGGTAG
- a CDS encoding FAD-dependent oxidoreductase has protein sequence MTRPHVVVVGAYGSAGVAAAEALAEADVELTLVDDGEPGGGLCILRGCMPSKEVLSAVAHRYQARHDDRLVGSVPDVDLNAVVERKDDNVLGYAEHRRSAVHDLADRDNVAFHHETVEFVDDRTLDVGGERVEADYVVLATGSTLNVPGLPGIDDVDWMGSRDVLDATEFPDSGVVMGFGYVGLELVPYLTEAAGMDITVIEHDDRPLDDYHPSFGEELLEMYREEFGVEIRTEVREERVEATADGGARVHLDDGSVAAGDQLFLFTGRKPSFPDGIQRTALSPDSGWVGDTMQATDDDRVFVVGDAVGDRMLLHTAKEEGYLAGRNVAHREAGEPLEEYDPLPHKVMFSGAGVYPFASLGLTAEQARAEGHEVVTAQRDASDDGVFKAKVASRGTARLVVDADDGTVLGYHGLHYDADAMAKTMQVILEGAMDVRELPDRAYHPTTPEILDGLFRETAAQL, from the coding sequence ATGACGCGACCGCACGTAGTCGTCGTCGGAGCGTACGGGAGCGCGGGCGTCGCGGCCGCCGAAGCGTTGGCCGAGGCGGACGTGGAACTGACACTCGTCGACGACGGCGAGCCCGGTGGCGGGCTCTGCATCCTCCGCGGGTGCATGCCCTCGAAGGAGGTGCTATCGGCGGTCGCGCACCGCTATCAGGCGCGCCACGACGACCGGCTGGTCGGGAGCGTGCCGGACGTCGACCTGAACGCGGTCGTCGAGCGGAAGGACGACAACGTGCTCGGATACGCCGAGCACCGCCGGAGCGCGGTCCACGATCTCGCGGACCGCGACAACGTCGCGTTCCACCACGAAACCGTCGAGTTCGTCGACGACCGCACGCTGGACGTGGGCGGCGAGCGCGTCGAAGCGGACTACGTCGTGCTCGCGACCGGGTCGACGCTGAATGTCCCCGGCCTCCCGGGCATCGACGACGTGGACTGGATGGGGAGCCGGGACGTGCTCGACGCGACGGAGTTCCCGGACTCCGGGGTCGTGATGGGGTTCGGCTACGTCGGCCTCGAACTCGTCCCGTACCTCACGGAAGCGGCGGGGATGGACATCACCGTCATCGAGCACGACGACCGGCCGCTGGACGACTACCATCCGTCGTTCGGCGAGGAACTGCTGGAGATGTACCGCGAGGAGTTCGGCGTCGAGATTCGCACGGAGGTCCGCGAGGAGCGCGTCGAGGCGACGGCGGATGGCGGCGCACGCGTCCACCTCGACGACGGCTCCGTCGCCGCGGGCGACCAGTTGTTCCTGTTCACGGGCCGCAAACCGTCGTTCCCGGACGGAATACAGAGAACCGCGCTCTCCCCGGATTCAGGCTGGGTCGGGGACACGATGCAGGCCACGGACGACGACCGCGTGTTCGTCGTCGGTGACGCCGTCGGCGACCGCATGCTCCTGCACACGGCCAAAGAGGAGGGGTACCTCGCGGGCCGGAACGTCGCCCACCGCGAGGCTGGTGAACCCCTAGAAGAGTACGACCCGCTCCCGCACAAGGTGATGTTCTCGGGCGCGGGCGTCTACCCGTTCGCGTCACTCGGGCTGACGGCCGAGCAGGCGCGCGCGGAAGGCCACGAAGTCGTGACCGCGCAACGCGACGCCAGCGACGACGGCGTGTTCAAAGCGAAGGTCGCCTCGCGAGGGACGGCGCGGCTGGTCGTGGACGCCGACGACGGCACCGTGCTCGGCTACCACGGCCTCCACTACGACGCGGACGCGATGGCGAAGACGATGCAGGTGATTCTGGAGGGAGCGATGGACGTCCGGGAGCTCCCGGACCGCGCGTACCACCCGACGACGCCCGAGATTCTGGACGGGCTGTTCCGCGAGACCGCCGCGCAGTTGTAG
- the mutL gene encoding DNA mismatch repair endonuclease MutL, with amino-acid sequence MTDGDRIRELDDATVAQIAAGEVVERPASVVKELVENSLDADATSIDVTVASGGRDRIVVADDGHGMTGEDLRAAVHQHTTSKLSDASELDAVATLGFRGEALYTIGSVSRMTVTTRARDAGDSGSTLAVEHGGVGDVQPAGRPAGTTVEVADLFAETPARRKYLKRPATEFAHVNRAVTRYALANPDVAVSLTHDGREVFATTGSGDVRDAALSVYGREVAQSLVPVDATPEGPVERVHGYVSEPETTRSTREYLATYVNGRSVRDSVLREAVLDAYGGQLAADRYPFTVLFVETDGVDANVHPRKMEVRFEQEDGVQAAVEDAVRDALLDAGIVRSQAPRGASKPGDATISPANDRDESENSAEGATREADTSSAPADVAVESAEHQSRVTDSLSNSEPESTERKPSGTERESNTSESTGDATTSDSESSERASTRSSFDAPTENARLTEQSDGADDEDAADDFDSLPELRVLGQLAETYVVAETDDGLVLVDQHAADERVHYERLREQVGGASQALVSPVELELTAGEAAVFDAAIEDLRSLGFDAELSGRTARVTAVPAVLADVLDPELARDVLADFVADAGGDPVADAADDLLADLACRPAVTGNTSLTEGSVVALLERLAGCENPYACPHGRPTLIRVDADELAERFERDYPGHGGRRREDGGN; translated from the coding sequence ATGACTGACGGCGACCGCATCCGGGAGCTGGACGACGCGACCGTAGCCCAGATTGCGGCGGGCGAGGTCGTCGAGCGACCCGCGAGCGTGGTGAAGGAGCTCGTGGAGAACAGCCTCGACGCGGACGCCACGAGCATCGACGTCACCGTGGCCAGCGGCGGCCGCGACCGAATCGTCGTCGCCGACGACGGCCACGGGATGACCGGCGAGGACCTTCGCGCGGCGGTCCACCAGCATACGACGAGCAAGCTCAGCGACGCCAGCGAGCTGGACGCCGTGGCGACGCTTGGCTTCCGGGGTGAAGCCCTCTACACCATCGGCTCGGTCTCCCGGATGACGGTGACGACGCGCGCCCGGGACGCGGGCGACTCCGGGTCGACGCTCGCCGTCGAACACGGCGGCGTCGGGGACGTACAGCCGGCTGGGCGGCCGGCCGGGACCACGGTGGAGGTCGCGGACCTGTTCGCGGAGACGCCGGCGCGCCGGAAGTACCTCAAGCGGCCGGCGACGGAGTTCGCGCACGTCAACCGCGCGGTGACGCGATACGCGCTCGCGAACCCGGACGTAGCGGTGTCGCTGACCCACGACGGCCGCGAGGTGTTCGCGACGACCGGCAGCGGGGACGTACGGGACGCGGCGCTGTCGGTGTACGGCCGTGAGGTCGCCCAATCGCTCGTTCCGGTGGACGCGACACCCGAGGGCCCAGTCGAGCGCGTGCACGGCTACGTCTCGGAGCCGGAGACGACGCGTTCGACCCGCGAGTACCTCGCGACGTACGTGAACGGCCGCTCGGTCCGCGACTCGGTGCTCCGCGAAGCCGTCCTCGACGCCTACGGCGGCCAACTCGCCGCGGACCGCTACCCGTTCACGGTGCTGTTCGTGGAGACAGACGGTGTGGACGCGAACGTTCACCCGCGAAAGATGGAGGTCCGGTTCGAGCAAGAAGATGGCGTGCAGGCAGCCGTCGAGGACGCGGTACGTGACGCGCTGCTGGACGCCGGCATCGTGCGCTCGCAGGCACCGCGGGGTGCGTCGAAACCAGGAGACGCGACGATTTCGCCCGCGAACGACCGCGACGAGAGCGAGAATTCTGCGGAAGGGGCGACGCGCGAGGCCGACACGTCCAGCGCGCCCGCGGACGTCGCCGTCGAGAGCGCGGAACACCAGAGCCGCGTGACGGACTCGCTGTCGAACAGCGAGCCCGAGTCGACCGAGCGGAAGCCGAGCGGGACTGAACGGGAGTCGAACACGAGCGAGTCGACGGGAGACGCGACGACGAGCGATAGCGAATCCAGCGAGCGCGCGAGCACTCGTTCGTCGTTCGACGCGCCGACGGAGAACGCGCGACTCACGGAGCAGTCCGACGGGGCGGACGACGAGGACGCAGCGGACGACTTCGATTCGCTGCCGGAGTTGCGCGTGCTCGGCCAGTTGGCGGAGACGTACGTCGTCGCGGAGACCGACGACGGACTCGTGCTCGTCGACCAGCACGCGGCCGACGAGCGCGTCCACTACGAGCGGCTGCGCGAGCAAGTCGGCGGCGCGTCGCAGGCGCTCGTTTCGCCGGTCGAACTGGAGTTGACGGCGGGGGAGGCGGCGGTCTTCGACGCGGCAATCGAGGACCTGCGCTCGCTCGGATTCGATGCGGAGTTGTCGGGGCGGACAGCACGCGTAACGGCGGTGCCGGCGGTGCTGGCGGACGTACTCGACCCCGAGTTGGCGCGGGACGTGCTCGCGGACTTCGTGGCGGACGCGGGCGGTGACCCGGTCGCGGACGCCGCGGACGACCTGCTCGCGGACCTCGCGTGTCGGCCCGCCGTGACCGGGAACACGTCGCTGACAGAAGGGTCGGTCGTGGCGCTGCTGGAGCGACTGGCCGGCTGCGAGAACCCGTACGCGTGCCCGCACGGCCGGCCGACGCTGATTCGCGTGGACGCCGACGAACTCGCCGAGCGCTTCGAGCGCGACTACCCCGGGCACGGCGGGCGGCGACGCGAAGACGGCGGGAACTAA
- a CDS encoding DUF7522 family protein — MGNDSNLDEEFADELVSVCRTTVGDRLRSVTYFDTTHEQQIYLRDDLESGANIVGFANEERSGFKSKRIYEDTELGDYQFTIRAFEHGYLTRVIHGYHGAFVTTDRLPTDRFEELASAVDSVLGEYDTAWLRPD; from the coding sequence ATGGGAAACGATAGCAACCTCGACGAGGAGTTCGCGGACGAACTCGTCAGCGTCTGCCGAACCACGGTCGGCGACCGCCTCCGGAGCGTCACGTACTTCGACACCACCCACGAGCAGCAGATCTACCTCCGCGACGACCTCGAATCCGGCGCGAACATCGTCGGATTCGCGAACGAGGAGCGCAGCGGCTTCAAGTCCAAGCGCATCTACGAGGACACCGAACTCGGCGACTACCAGTTCACCATCCGCGCGTTCGAGCACGGCTACCTCACGCGCGTCATCCACGGCTACCACGGCGCGTTCGTCACCACCGACCGCCTGCCGACGGACCGCTTCGAGGAACTCGCCAGCGCCGTCGACAGCGTGCTCGGCGAGTACGACACCGCGTGGCTGCGCCCGGACTGA